One genomic window of Acidimicrobiales bacterium includes the following:
- a CDS encoding methyltransferase domain-containing protein, protein MTFANAEAAEFWAGMAPTWRELEDQLDEVAGPPGRWAMERLGLKPGDCVLDLGCGTGVTTVALAGAVGPEGRVVGLDIAEEMLQAGRDRASRGGIKNVEFVHGDTQVHDFGRVVFDAAFSRFGVMFFADPEAAFANVHRFLRPGGRMSFVCWQSGVQNEWMLIPGAAALAALGATPPMPDPDQPGPFAFADPERVSSILEKAGFRSIAIDQRNDMVVTEEDQIPEVARTSSRVGMVRELLRDADDATVRRVLGAIEDAMRARLEGGQVQATRGVNLVSAVA, encoded by the coding sequence ATGACCTTCGCCAACGCCGAGGCGGCCGAGTTCTGGGCGGGGATGGCGCCCACGTGGCGGGAGCTGGAGGACCAGCTCGACGAGGTGGCCGGCCCGCCCGGCCGGTGGGCCATGGAGCGACTGGGGCTGAAGCCCGGGGACTGCGTCTTGGACCTGGGCTGCGGGACGGGTGTCACGACGGTGGCTCTGGCCGGCGCGGTCGGGCCCGAGGGCCGAGTCGTCGGGCTGGACATCGCCGAGGAGATGCTCCAGGCGGGCCGGGACCGGGCATCCAGGGGCGGCATCAAGAACGTCGAGTTCGTGCACGGTGACACCCAGGTCCACGACTTCGGGCGGGTGGTGTTCGACGCCGCCTTCTCGCGGTTCGGCGTCATGTTCTTCGCCGACCCGGAGGCGGCGTTCGCCAACGTGCACCGCTTCCTCCGGCCCGGGGGGCGGATGAGCTTCGTGTGCTGGCAGAGCGGTGTGCAGAACGAATGGATGCTGATCCCCGGCGCCGCCGCCCTGGCCGCCCTGGGTGCCACCCCTCCGATGCCGGACCCCGACCAACCGGGCCCGTTCGCGTTCGCCGACCCCGAGCGGGTCAGCTCCATCCTCGAGAAGGCCGGGTTCAGGTCGATCGCCATCGACCAGCGCAACGACATGGTCGTGACCGAGGAGGACCAGATACCGGAGGTCGCCCGGACCAGCTCCAGGGTCGGGATGGTCCGGGAGCTGCTGCGCGACGCCGACGACGCCACCGTGCGGCGGGTCCTCGGGGCCATCGAGGACGCCATGCGGGCCCGGCTCGAGGGCGGTCAGGTCCAGGCGACACGAGGGGTGAACCTGGTCAGCGCCGTGGCGTGA
- a CDS encoding SDR family oxidoreductase, whose protein sequence is MGAVLVVIGAGGMGQIIARRLSTGRSVLLADVNEDALQAAADRLAGDGHDVATYPVDVSSRESVATLARAAQEMGDLFQLAHTAGLSPAQAPAAAILAVDLVGVALVLEELGRIVAPGGAGVVISSMAGHMTPPLPPDQEAALATTPADELLQLPFVSPENVTDPGAAYALAKRANVVRVQAASVAWGRRGARINSISPGIISTSMGQQELDSEVGPIMRAMVSASATGRLGTPDDIAAAAAFLLGPEASFITGTDLLVDGGVVAAVRAGRLEL, encoded by the coding sequence GTGGGAGCTGTGCTGGTCGTCATCGGGGCCGGGGGGATGGGTCAGATCATCGCCCGCCGCCTGAGCACGGGGCGGTCGGTCCTGCTCGCGGACGTGAACGAGGACGCCCTGCAGGCGGCCGCCGACCGACTCGCCGGCGACGGTCACGACGTTGCCACCTACCCCGTCGACGTCTCGTCCCGGGAGTCGGTGGCCACACTGGCCCGGGCGGCCCAGGAGATGGGAGACCTGTTCCAGTTGGCCCACACCGCCGGGCTGTCGCCCGCGCAGGCGCCGGCGGCGGCCATCCTGGCCGTGGATCTGGTCGGGGTGGCGTTGGTGCTGGAGGAGCTGGGCCGGATCGTCGCTCCGGGCGGGGCGGGTGTGGTCATCTCCAGCATGGCCGGGCACATGACCCCGCCACTGCCCCCCGACCAGGAGGCGGCCCTGGCGACGACGCCGGCAGACGAGCTGCTGCAGCTTCCGTTCGTGAGCCCCGAAAACGTGACCGATCCCGGCGCCGCCTACGCCCTGGCCAAGCGGGCCAACGTCGTGCGGGTGCAGGCCGCGAGCGTGGCGTGGGGCCGGCGGGGCGCGCGTATCAACTCGATCAGCCCCGGCATCATCTCGACCTCCATGGGCCAGCAGGAGCTGGACTCCGAGGTCGGCCCGATCATGCGGGCCATGGTCTCGGCCTCGGCCACCGGGCGCCTGGGCACGCCCGACGACATCGCCGCCGCTGCCGCCTTCCTGCTCGGGCCCGAGGCCTCCTTCATCACCGGGACCGACCTTCTCGTCGACGGCGGGGTGGTCGCCGCGGTCCGAGCCGGCCGGCTCGAGCTCTGA
- the arsC gene encoding arsenate reductase (glutaredoxin) (This arsenate reductase requires both glutathione and glutaredoxin to convert arsenate to arsenite, after which the efflux transporter formed by ArsA and ArsB can extrude the arsenite from the cell, providing resistance.): MDRALYFNPSCSKCRTADSLLREKGVEAQQVRYLDTAPTVDELHLLMKKLGIDDPRRMMRTGEAAYSELGLDEASPDKLLEAITNHPILLERPILVVGDRAVIARPPERVLELL, encoded by the coding sequence GTGGACCGGGCCCTGTACTTCAATCCGTCGTGCTCCAAGTGCCGGACGGCAGACTCGCTCCTTCGCGAGAAGGGCGTCGAGGCGCAACAGGTGCGCTACCTGGACACGGCCCCGACCGTCGACGAGCTCCACCTGCTGATGAAGAAACTGGGCATCGACGACCCCCGCCGGATGATGCGCACCGGGGAGGCGGCGTATTCGGAGCTGGGCCTGGACGAGGCTTCCCCCGACAAGCTCCTGGAGGCCATCACCAACCACCCGATCCTGCTCGAGCGGCCGATCCTCGTGGTGGGAGACCGGGCGGTGATCGCCCGGCCCCCCGAGCGGGTCCTCGAGCTGCTCTAG
- a CDS encoding cupin domain-containing protein produces the protein MSGKAVVKDLGKGQAVWMLGGLYEVLVSADETSGKTTVMHFTIPVGAAPPLHCHDGDETVYLLEGTLHYHIGGETFEGGPGSIFYIPAGTEENFEPTSTVKLLVKYEPGGIDKFFTEAGEPATAREVPPAPTAPPDIAGLVEIGARHGLRLIPPA, from the coding sequence ATGTCTGGCAAGGCTGTCGTCAAGGACCTGGGCAAGGGACAGGCCGTCTGGATGCTCGGGGGCCTCTACGAGGTGCTCGTCTCCGCCGACGAGACGAGCGGCAAGACGACCGTGATGCATTTCACCATCCCGGTCGGCGCCGCACCGCCTCTCCACTGCCATGACGGTGACGAGACCGTCTACCTGCTCGAGGGCACGCTCCACTACCACATCGGAGGGGAGACCTTCGAGGGCGGACCCGGATCGATCTTCTACATCCCCGCCGGGACCGAGGAGAACTTCGAACCGACCAGCACCGTCAAGCTCCTCGTGAAATACGAGCCGGGCGGCATCGACAAGTTCTTCACTGAAGCGGGTGAGCCGGCCACGGCCCGCGAGGTCCCGCCGGCCCCGACGGCCCCGCCCGACATCGCCGGATTGGTGGAGATCGGTGCCCGCCACGGGCTCCGGCTGATCCCGCCGGCCTGA
- a CDS encoding VOC family protein: MADATIGLVLDCADPEALAEFWTQALGVERVGAAGNYVMLVSKDGAVPKILLQRVPEAKTGKNRMHWDIETPDVDGEVARLESLGALRLEPEPHLEHGSRWFLMSDPEGNEFCVCDAGQS; this comes from the coding sequence ATGGCTGACGCAACCATCGGACTGGTGCTGGACTGCGCGGACCCGGAAGCCCTGGCCGAGTTCTGGACCCAGGCTCTGGGAGTGGAGCGGGTCGGGGCCGCCGGTAACTACGTGATGCTCGTGTCCAAGGACGGTGCCGTTCCGAAGATCCTGCTGCAGCGGGTCCCCGAGGCCAAGACCGGGAAGAACCGGATGCATTGGGACATAGAGACTCCCGACGTGGACGGGGAGGTTGCCCGTCTGGAGTCGCTCGGCGCCCTCCGCCTGGAACCGGAGCCCCACCTGGAGCACGGGAGCCGGTGGTTCTTGATGTCGGATCCCGAGGGCAACGAGTTCTGCGTGTGCGACGCCGGGCAGTCCTGA